One segment of Penaeus vannamei isolate JL-2024 chromosome 3, ASM4276789v1, whole genome shotgun sequence DNA contains the following:
- the LOC113805383 gene encoding leucine-rich repeat-containing protein 42, which translates to MQSEDNDSLRTLNTMEFPKTLFEICLDYVAGKIIMVESLEGFPEVVSEQIFDKCLDLGSFSQNDVASEHAIALFVDAYGSDFMNSFKCENRRIMSEYGECLAVLCLSVTHLDLRGCALGNNSDFLKVFVQMDHLRVLNIAQNELSDEGFRLMTVCHKMYKKGFEALESLDVSENKVGMKMLKSLLGLPQLKNIRVSIAHSLKNLQPRFTHEWTENVNRLGFKLLPRDIEFAGHITTVGWGSKIIAAWQNEIEILERVRQEKVLKKSQGFYSQSIKRAELAFTKPRTRTETYETYTYVKKRKENATSSPQNNCYRRESDKVYGNRFNNKKRSIGSLKSLQVDEEPLGKKQRVDVDVDILKMYLK; encoded by the coding sequence ATGCAGAGCGAGGATAACGACTCCTTAAGGACATTAAACACGATGGAATTCCCCAAGACGCTGTTTGAAATATGTCTGGATTACGTAGCTGGGAAAATAATCATGGTAGAATCTTTGGAAGGTTTTCCCGAAGTCGTGAGTGAACAGATTTTCGATAAGTGTCTAGATTTGGGATCCTTTTCGCAAAATGACGTGGCAAGTGAGCATGCAATAGCTCTGTTTGTGGATGCTTATGGAAGCGATTTTATGAATTCGTTCAAATGTGAGAATCGGAGGATTATGAGTGAGTACGGGGAGTGTTTGGCggtgctgtgtctgtctgtgacccATCTCGACCTTCGTGGATGCGCCTTGGGTAATAATAGTGACTTTTTAAAGGTGTTTGTGCAAATGGATCACCTCAGAGTGCTTAACATTGCGCAGAATGAACTGTCTGATGAGGGATTCCGCCTTATGACTGTGTGTCACAAAATGTACAAGAAGGGTTTCGAAGCACTGGAGTCCCTGGATGTGTCTGAAAATAAAGTTGGAATGAAGATGCTCAAGTCCTTGTTGGGTTTGCCTCAGCTCAAGAACATCCGGGTGTCCATTGCACATTCTTTGAAAAACTTGCAGCCCAGATTTACACATGAATGGACTGAGAATGTGAATAGACTTGGCTTTAAATTATTACCAAGGGACATTGAATTTGCAGGTCATATTACAACTGTTGGTTGGGGTTCAAAGATTATCGCTGCGTGGCAGAATGAAATTGAGATACTGGAAAGAGTTCGGCAGGAGAAAGTGCTTAAGAAGAGCCAGGGATTTTATTCGCAGTCTATTAAGCGAGCAGAGTTGGCCTTTACCAAACCAAGAACTAGAACAGAGACTTACGAAACATACACCTATgtgaaaaaacggaaagaaaatgcaACCAGCTCACCACAAAATAATTGTTACCGCAGAGAAAGTGATAAAGTGTATGGAAACAGAtttaacaataagaaaagaagtATTGGAAGCTTGAAGTCTTTGCAGGTGGATGAAGAACCACTTGGCAAGAAGCAAAGAGTGGATGTTGATGTGGATATTTTGAAAATGTATTTGAAATAG